TGGAGTTTTTGTTTGAacgctttaaactcttttgaatgtttaaattggcaaggcttaaaaacacgtgcaaATGATAAGCTTTCGTAACGACGCActgcagtggcccgtcaactgtcatgagtgtctttttaggctggcagacacactcttacagtttaaatctagattaaagacccatctctttaacctggcttacacataacatactaatatgcttttaatatccaaatccgttaaaggatttttaggctgcattaattaggtaaaccggaacctggaacacttcacataacaacctatgtacttgctacatcattagaagaatggcatctacgctaatattagtctgtttctctcttgttccgaggtcaccgtagccaccagatccagtctgtatccagatcagagggtcactgcagtcacccggatccagtacgtatccagaccagatggtggatcagcacctagaaaggacctctacatccctgaaagacagcggagaccaggacaactagagcccagatacagatcccctgtaaagacctcatCAACTAGACGGCCATCGGCACAAGACCACAGGATCCAGCTGAGTCCTCGTCACCCGTGTTACAGGCTGGGattaaaccacaccatgctgGTTTCGTGTGGCCTGAGGAGAACTGGCCCCGACTGAGTCTgtttatttctgcatttctgtcaccgatggagttttggttccttgctgctgtcgcagTGGTCTTGTTTAGTTAGGGACACTtaactgattgcacagacactattggaagagagcagaactggatgatgacatcactgaatcaatgaactgacttcaGCTGAAATAATGACTCTTGtcattttaaaattgcttttcaCACTTTAGAAGGCTTGAAAAAAAAGGTAGTATAAGTATTCTGTGATCACAATGATTAAagcatgacgtttttttttttttttattgttgagcaatgctttattatttctttaacacacagacagacacacattaGCTATGTATGCCTGGATTGCCTGTTAGCACAAAGCTGTTACTCTACATTGACTCATGACAAGACACTCACGACAAGATCAGTTTGATTCTTAATCATTTATAGATAATTTGACCTTTTTGTAGCATGACAGGGTTAGTTATGTgtggcctgtaccatgaagctggttTAGCTGGCTAGTCAGGTATATTTAAGATTAGTTTGCACCAGGTCTGGGTTTTAGTTACCATAACTTACACAACACAGCTATCCTTGCTCTGGGTAAGAGATCTCAAACTCCAACTGGACCAATCAGCTGTGAGCAAACGGTCTTTGGacaaagtgttcaagtgaggatgatgaagaccacaagtgtgtgtcaaacttttattacctgatgggacacacttatagtactgtaaaaatataagtgtttacatagctttattttaagtacaatgcatttttaaatcaacttttaaatgtctgttcagtagtccctataacatgactattttaatttgtggtgcttctaattaagtgacagttccaaatgttgtacaaaatacATATACTAATCTATGCAGCAATAAAACCTGTAGCACTTTGTTCTACTGCCAAATTGtatgtaatatctaattattattaatatttaactctTGATCTTGGCAAAAAGTCataacatgatgcatgatgggatacgcTAAGCCTTGAATACCGCTCTGGAGCAGATTTAGTGTACTGCGGTTTAGTGTTTTTAAGATCAGGACAGTCTCACTCACTTTCTTCCTGTCGTGCacgctctcaagtggccaagaacgcaagtgtgggtatttgaaCTAGACAATAGGAAGCTCACCTGGCGTGTGATTGGCTGTTCGTTACTGATGTCACAGTCTCTTTGAAAATAATGATTAAGATACGTGCTATCATGCATTCAAGCTTTAGAGGAAACATGCATGCAAACTGGTTTACATGACACATGGTTGGTTTATTCTGTCCAGCAGTGCTTCTCATTGAAACAGCTGGCACAGGAGAATATTCTGACTTccatctctttatttatttattttaagtgaacaGAAAACTGTATGAATGAGTCTGCACTGCACAGTATTCAGTAGCAGTAAACCACTTCAGTGCCATCtagtggaaactgtgacattaaatatttactaaatgaCAGAAAGGGCAACATTTTAAAACTCCACTGTGGGGTATAAACACAAACAGGTGATcattacacatttaaaatcaCCTGAATGCATTTCCCCTAATAAAGGAGATTATAAAGGCCACGCAGGAGGATGTCTGTTTGCAGCTGAAGTGTGAAAACATCAGATGGAGTCGAGCAGGCATCTAGGTTGCCACCACAAAGCAATGCATCCAACTCACGCCTGCGGAGCTGCTTGCAGCCGCTCTCGATATCTATCAGCTCTGTGTTGTGGCTTGTGCACAGCAGCATCGGCGGAAACGTCTCAAGACAGAACATGTGCTGCACTTTAGCAAGTCAGCAGGAACACAAGCCAGTCAAACTCAAACAACAGCACGCAACTTGTGTGTAAAAGTTTATTcagcataatttaaaataatttcacgGTTAGTTCATTTATACAATTCATTTTGGTTATAAAAAggcaattttgacaaaaaaaatatattgatttccCAGTGTATAAATCTAGTACCACACACCACAGACACACAGCCTCTGAAAGATGACACAGAAAGCGGTTCACGGTCACAATCGCTCGTCATTCTCCAGCGTCTGCACAGGATTCATCCCCTCTCTGAGACACTGTCCTGCTTTAACCACAGAAACAAGCAGTGCCAATGTTATCAGCTGTGACTCTAATGATAACACACACACGGCCGGTTACACACCTTCTAATGGGTTTTTCCAAAGGCACTCTTTGGCCAAGTTTGGCAGACAAGTAAGAAAAAGCTAAAAAGTTTCAGTTATTAAAACCTTGGCTGTGCAGTCACAGTTTATCGACCACAACACACTGCCATTCAACGGTGTCAGTTTTGCATAAGGTTTAACCACGACTTCCAGTTCTGAAAGCCCATCACACATCAGCAGAGTAACACATCACATAATGCCTAGATTCACTGCATCCAGAGACGTCTGTGACCACATCAACACTGGAAATCAGCTCGCTTATTAAAGACTGATGACGAGATACTGAAATACTGTGTGTTAGTCCAACATCACGCCTCTTTTCAACACGCAAAACCCAAAATAAAGCTTGTCAGTTAATAAGAACAACATCATAAACCCAAGGAGACGTGTAATGATCCGGTTTGAGCAGTTAGCATGTCTTTGGGCTGGAAACACACATCAGCGTTTTGGTGTTTGTGAGCGTTACACACCGAGGCACTGAAGAGGAACATCCCTACTACACCAGCACCAACACTTGTTCAGCAGCGGGACGCAGCTCTTTAGAAACACACTTAAGGCACGACTCCAGGATGATGAGGGGTTAACTTAACTCCCAAATCACaagtaagaaaatatattttgcattaaaaatatctGGTTGGGAGCATTAAGACGttttgcatttgtaaaatataatttggaaATGTACAGCTTTACAGTATTTGTCGaactataaatatgaaaaaaaaattaaaaaatcagtCGTTGTGTCCGAGGGATGAGATTTTCTCTCTTGCACTGTGGGATTTGACTCGAAACCTTATTGCTTATCGATTGCATTTGTTTATGGAATGTATAATTCTTTTGATTTTGGAGTAAAATAATGAAATTCACACTTAAATCAATGCAACCCAAACGATCTCTTTCAGCTGTCCAAATACTGCTGAACAGCGATGGATAAAACACTATGCAATGGTTTTGAAGGAGCATCAAAGATTTTGAGGGACGTTTATAACCATGAATCTGATTCAGTCTTCATTAtcttattgcactttatctaaaCGCACAGGACGCCGCGAGTCAAGACGAGCTCCTGACGGACACAGACGAAATGGATCTGGCAACACAATCAACAACAAAGACAGGCAAGCAACTTCAACAGACTGATGCAGAGAGAGAATGAGACGCACAGAAGGCAGCGAAACAGCTCGTTCATCAGTTCATCTCCGTCACGCACCACTATAAGAGCACACACTTCTTGGTGTTCTTCTTGGTAGCGGGGTAGAGCACGGCGCGCACGGCCTCCACGAACACCTCCCTCACGCCCTCCTGCAGCAGCGCAGAGCACTCCAGGTACTTGACCGCTCCGATCTGCTTGGACAGAGCGCCGCCCTGCTGGTGCGAGGTGGGAGCCAGGCCCTGCTCCTTCAGCTTCTTCAGCGTCTCCGCGTCCGAGCGCAGGTCTCTCTTGGTGCCCACCAGCAGGATGGGAGCGCCGGGGCAGTGGTGGGTCACCTCCGGGTGCCACTTGTGCCGCACGTTGGCGAAGGACGAGGGGCTGCCGATGGAGAAGCAGATGATGAAGATGTTGGTCTGTGGGTAGGAGAGCGTGCGCAGACGGTCGTACTCCTCCTGCCCCGCCGTGTCCCACAGGTTGAGGCTCACCGTACGGCCGTCCACGCTCATCTGAGCGCTGTAGTTGTCGAACACGGTGGGGATGTACTCCTCGGGGAAGGCGTTGGTGGTGTAGGAGATGAGGAGGCACGTCTTCCCCACCGCCCCGTCGCCCACCACAACACACTTAATGGTCTGCATCCTGGTTCCTCACGGCAGCGGCACCTGCGGGCAAGAGCACGCTCAGAGACTGGAAAGCTTATAACAGGAACATTTTGTCAGATTATAAGCTCCATAAAGGCACAGTTTCTACCAAAACCATGATAAACTAATGACATTTGGTGTCAGTACTGATGCATCTCCACCTTGTTCAGGTCAAAAATGTCCAGCCTTTTTAAACCTCTTCAAATCTCTTTCTGCTGTATTATCGTGAAATATGAGGCTCTATATTTTTGTCAACATGTTTCTTTCAATCAGAACAGGTTttgtagtttttatatatttagttttggaCCTAATTGAAAGAACACTATCTGACAACAAGATTAAACCCAATAGTTGATCATTATATCACATGACAATATGTTTATAAGCTATTTttgtaatcattctaatatgataatttATTATCAGAAGAGACGTCATTAAAACAAATCTTAGTCCTTGAAGTTATTTCATCAGACTGCTCTGACTCTCAGGTGAGTTAAAGCGGAAGCTGCTAATGCTAGTCGCTAGATTAACTATCAAACACTTCACAACAATAACAGTATTGTGACTGGGATATAGCTGCTATTAGCAGTGCCTGTCCAAACACCCGTCCACACATCACACGACGATGAAGCACAACTTACCCGCTAAAATATTCAAACTATTATTATAATGGGTAGTGTATAGTGCGCTTTAATCACGGTTCTTATCGATATCACGTGTAATACTGTTTTTAGTTTCACTACTGTAGTGTGTAAGGATGCTTTGCTAATTTAGGTAAAACAGTCTtctcatataataatattaataacgtTACTAGTGATCGCAGGCTTCGCGCTTCAGTCAGACGCGCCCTGTGACGAGCATTTCCTGTATTTCTGTCACACCCGTAACATGCGTTTAACACCGCGAACGGACATCAGAACACACACGAGTCGTCGTGTAAGACATAACGCGATGATAAACTCATGAAAAGAGGTTTTAGAAGAGCTCACCGCCTCTGAAGTCCTTGCGACTCTCTGACCAGCGCTCAAAACCGCGTTTGCGCTCGCGCAGACTCTGATCCGCCGGAAGTCGCAGCAGCCCCGCTTCAGAATAAAAGCCTTGTTTGTGAACATTTCAGTGGCTCCGCGTTTGCGATATACCGAATAACActcatttacattatttattaaaaggaTTAACCAAACTAAAAATCTAAGTAATAATGAATATCACTGTAAACAGACGTTCCCctctttattttcatgtttagatgcgagatataaactcgctAGTCTGAGGAGTTTgataatacatacattttgtgTAAAGATATAAACTGGCGGAAACAACCGTTGCATGAAAGTTGAAAAAGTCTTAATTCTGAGATTATATCCCGCGTTTCTGCACTTTTCCCCCTCAgaaccgagaaaaaaaaaacttcattagtgagatataaactcagaattatgaaataaaagtttattccgTGTCAACAAATAAACTGCACTAAAGTCATTTCTACCAGAATCATACTAGCATCATAAAATTATGTTCAAAAATTATAAACAATAGTCAATTATAAACAACAGTCGTATTATaacaaaagtaatattttttttcttgagttACAAATTATACTGGAAtggaaatgtgtttatattaaaatattaacttgaACCTCAACGAGTcctcaaaacagaaaataatattcCTCAAAAGAGCTTCAGCTGAGAAAAAGGATTCATTTAACCCGTGCTTTAAATATCAAACACATCAAGTGATTAAAGAGAGCAAATCATTTTGATCATAACCCACTCCTGATTAACTAAAAACAGAGTTTACCTGGAAAATAACACACTTGAGTTCAAACACAATTTTATTATAAAAGACTGCATTGAATATTACTCTTTAAACCTATTAAATCATTCAATTCCAACATTTAACATCATCAGCAGACATCAGCCTTTgtacagagagaagagagagagaaagaagagagatgGGCAGTGTGTTATGAGACAGACAGAGCGTAATCCTTCACAATCACATCACGGACTGATATAAACCAAGCTGAACACTAGTGAAGGCAGACCGGACTGATTCACCTCACGCTGTACTTTAAATAAAGACACGAGCCGTGCTGCTGTAGTCTGCCAAATTATAATCAGAATTAATGATTCCACATCAGATACTCTCGTTTTCAACATCATCTCAGCTCAAACATGTACACACGCTTACAAACGAGCAACTGATGGACAGAACAGATGATgccatttaaatatgaaacatgGGTTTCTCGAAAACAAAGTCCGGCAGAGATAGACATCCTGAAGCCGTTCAGCCACACATTCAGCCTCATTCATCCCctaaaactcacacacacacacacaaagacactttgtaaaggtggacacacacacacacacacacggtgtctgCAGGCAGGAATGCATGTCTGAATGGCTCGAGTCACGTCTGTGATCTTCAGGCTCTCCTCAAACCCCAAACACACACTTGCACAGTTCGCTTCGAGACCCACACAGATCATTTCCAGCAGACACAATGAATGAATTTGAACTTCTAGACATTAAAGGAGATGGATGAGAGGCCTTGACAATATTGTTTTGTAGAATTTACAGCCAACAACACAGTATGTGTGAGAATAAAGGTGTGTATGCTGCTCGGGGAAACGCGTTCATGCTCCCAAACATTCAGTCCACATCTAACTGGAGCGCGGGGATTTACTGCTGGCCCTCCTTCTTCTCTCCCGCTTCTCCTCCAGAGCCGGATCCGGAGCCCGAGCCTTCCCTCTCCGACGCCatctgacacaaacacaaacacaaacaagattactccagtcatcaggaCAGAGACATCACGTGGACAAAACATTGCAGGTATTTCCTCTGTTAGGAGTGATTCAGAAGCGATGCACTTATAGACTACAATCGACTATTACCTGCTGAGATCGTTTGCATTAACAAATGCACCCACTAATTTTAAATCTGAGGATCAGGGAACATTTGAGAAAAACCAAGTTTCacgacaagaaaaaaaaaaagccatgctTAGTCGATTGTAAACGTGGCTTTTGGAGTAGTATAATAGAATGAAGAGCACATGAACGGCCCGAGAGTATCAGCGGATCAAAACAAGCTCAAATGCTTCGGCAGCTCTTAATCTGAAAGCAATGATGAGAAGAGGGTTAATGAGTGAACGCACCTTCTTGTAGGCCATCTCGAAGAGTTTGAGCGAGGCCTGCTGCAGGTTTGTGGCTGCCTGCTTGATGTTTTCTCCCGTCTCTGCGTCCTTCCGTGAGAGCAGATCTCGTACTTTAGTGACCTCCTCCTTCAGTTTGACACACTGCAGAGAGAGATGACAGACATCACACTCAGCTCCTCTGAAACACCGGCGTCTGAGCTCTTCAGACTGATGACCAGACCTCATCGGCGGGCAGCTGGTCCTTAAACTCCTCCATCTTCGACTCGGTGTCGTGAACGATGCCCTCGGCCATGTTAACCGCTTCCACGCGATCCTTTAAACAAGATCGATCCGTTCAGACTCTGCAGCTGGTTATACGGTATGAGAAAAGAGCAGGTGTAATGTGTATTAAACGCTACCttcctcctccggtcctcctcggCGTACTTCTCAGCGTTCTTGATCATGTTTTCAATGTCGTCTTTGCTGAGTCCACCAGACGACTGGATGACAACTGaaacaaacatgcattaaataatatgaGATATGAATGTTTTTCATAAAGACAACTTCGATTCAACACTTTTGGGACTGTTAAAGTGGACCGCTCATACTAGAGAAGGGTCGAGCTGAATGCGAGGTTACAAGAGACAAGATCTTTCAAAGATATCGTATTTGCAGTCATTGCTGTgagttttatcagatgaactggACCTGCAGTCGCTACTGACCACAGCGGAGGACTAAACCATCTTCTTCTGAGAGCTAGTTAACATTACCTCTCAGAACACAGGACAAAGTCACTTCTGAAGTTTTAAAAACTGTTGGAACAACATGCATCATTGATTTTGACTGATTTTTGTCTCACTCTGCTGTTCTCGTCCGGTGCCCTTGTCTTTAGCGGAGACGTGCACGATCCCATTAGCGTCGATATCAAAGCAGACTTCAATCTGAGGAACACCACGAGGAGCCGGAGGGATGCCCACCTGTTcagagcacacaaacacaacatctGAGCCATGACCGGAGATGAAGGAACATGGTTATGGTCTTCTCTAGCTTGCTTCCTAATCTAGATGTCTACTAAAGCTAGCACTGCGTATCATGAGTGTTGCTGGCTCTTTGACAGACTGCTTTGTCCCTCTTCTGTAAGtctagataaaagcgtctgctaaatgtaaaaggTGTGCATACATCATAACAGCCTGGTATTGTATACACTGTTGTTCTTAAACTATTTAATACCATTATATTTTGTGtataatttcagtcaggtttcaggccccaccatagcacagaaactgcacttgttaaaattagaAATGACCTGCtgcttgcgtcagatcaaggctgcatctcatttctagtcttacttgatcttagtgctgcgttcgacaccatagatcatgacatactcctagatagattacaaaactatacaggtattcaagagcaggctctaagatggtttagatccttcctgtccgatcgctacccttttgtttacttaaatggggagtcatctcatttatcatcaggagtgccacaaggatctgtcctaggtcctctgctattttatatatatatctccccATCTATCTCAAGGACATTATACTAGTCTATCTTTCTTGCTGGATTACCTAAATCCAAAATCAAATGTAAAGGTGCGTGCAAATGTTTTGTACCAGGGTGAATTGTCCCAGGGTCTTGTTGTCTGCAGCCATCTCTCGCTCCCCCTGACAAACCTTGATCTCGACCTGAGTCTGTCCATCAGCAGCGGTGGAGAACACCTGAGGAGCACATCAACCAAAGTTCACATTGATTCAGAGATTGAAGAGGACCGTGATACTGAAAGCCATGTCTGATAGTGAAGTTCAATTCAGCCGAAACACTGAGAGGgaagacaaggtttgagcaagACGAGTGTTAGAGATCATCAGCCCACCTGGCTCTTCTTGGTGGGGATGGTAGTGTTTCGGTTGATGAGTTTGGTGAAGACTCCTCCCAGAGTCTCGATGCCGAGAGACAGAGGAGTGACGTCCAGCAGCAGCACGTCGGTCACGTCTCCGGCCAGAACGCCTCCCTGGATGGCCGCTCCGATGGCCACGGCTTCGTCGGGGTTCACAGACTTACTGGGAGC
This DNA window, taken from Carassius auratus strain Wakin chromosome 14, ASM336829v1, whole genome shotgun sequence, encodes the following:
- the LOC113113419 gene encoding rho-related GTP-binding protein RhoG-like, producing MQTIKCVVVGDGAVGKTCLLISYTTNAFPEEYIPTVFDNYSAQMSVDGRTVSLNLWDTAGQEEYDRLRTLSYPQTNIFIICFSIGSPSSFANVRHKWHPEVTHHCPGAPILLVGTKRDLRSDAETLKKLKEQGLAPTSHQQGGALSKQIGAVKYLECSALLQEGVREVFVEAVRAVLYPATKKNTKKCVLL